The following proteins are encoded in a genomic region of Syngnathoides biaculeatus isolate LvHL_M chromosome 15, ASM1980259v1, whole genome shotgun sequence:
- the crip1 gene encoding cysteine-rich protein 1, whose translation MPKCPNCKKEVYFAEKVTSLGKDWHRPCLKCKKCGKTLSPGSHAEHEGEPYCHKPCYSAKFGPGGFGRGGTESYKY comes from the exons ATGCCAAAGTGTCCCAACTGCAAGAAGGAGGTCTACTTTG CGGAGAAGGTGACGTCTCTGGGGAAAGACTGGCACAGACCTTGTCTCAAATGCAAGAAGTGTGGAAAGACTTTGTCGCCTGGATCGCACGCCGAG cATGAGGGCGAGCCCTACTGTCACAAACCCTGCTACAGTGCAAAGTTCGGACCCGGCG gattcGGACGCGGAGGAACAGAGAGTTACAAATATTAA